From Granulicella sp. WH15, the proteins below share one genomic window:
- the sdhA gene encoding succinate dehydrogenase flavoprotein subunit: MAATPRIIVVGGGLAGLAAVIKIAEAGGKVDLFSIVPVKRSHSVCAQGGINAAKDLKGEGDSVLKHFDDTIYGGDFLANQTPVKQMTAQGPAIIDLLDRMGVPFNRTPEGLLDFRRFGGTLYQRTAFAGATTGQQLLYALDEQVRRYESEGKVTKYEGWEFLSAVLDSHGVCRGISAMDLRSMEVRTFPADAIIVCTGGNGAIFGKSTNSVVCTGSAQSALYQQGASYANGEFIQVHPTAIPGEDKLRLMSESARGEGGRVWVPRDRSDKRAPRSIPEADRYYFLEERYPKYGNLVPRDIATREIFKVVYEDNMGIDGQPMVYLDLTHLPKERLHKLEGILEIYEKFVGDDPREVPMKIFPGMHYTMGGLWVDFNQQTNIPGVFAAGEADYSIHGANRLGANSLLSCIYGGFVSGPQATAYAKSLPAAEGDGGHAAELARQKQMNSLLLNNKGTENPFKIWRELGETMTKHATIVRYNAGLDEADAKLVELMDRYKNVNLSDKSQWANTSFAFTRQLWNMLELARVIVQGARLRDESRGAHYKPDFPNRDDERFLKTTKASFVDGAPKITYEEVDIQYIKPRPRVYSST, from the coding sequence ATGGCAGCAACACCCCGCATCATCGTCGTAGGAGGCGGCCTCGCCGGACTCGCCGCCGTCATCAAGATCGCCGAAGCAGGCGGCAAGGTCGACCTCTTCTCCATCGTCCCGGTCAAGCGGTCGCACTCGGTCTGCGCGCAGGGCGGCATCAACGCCGCCAAGGACCTCAAGGGTGAGGGCGACAGCGTCCTCAAGCACTTCGACGACACCATCTACGGCGGCGACTTCCTCGCCAACCAGACCCCCGTCAAGCAGATGACCGCGCAGGGTCCGGCCATCATCGACCTGCTCGACCGCATGGGCGTGCCCTTCAACCGCACCCCCGAGGGCCTGCTCGACTTCCGCCGCTTCGGCGGCACGCTCTACCAGCGCACGGCCTTCGCCGGAGCCACTACCGGCCAGCAGCTCCTCTATGCTTTGGATGAGCAAGTCCGGAGATACGAGTCCGAGGGCAAGGTCACCAAGTACGAGGGCTGGGAGTTCCTCTCCGCCGTCCTCGACAGCCACGGCGTCTGCCGCGGCATCTCGGCCATGGACCTGCGCTCGATGGAGGTCCGCACCTTCCCCGCCGACGCCATCATCGTCTGCACCGGCGGCAACGGAGCCATCTTCGGCAAATCCACAAACTCCGTGGTGTGCACCGGCTCGGCCCAGTCCGCGCTCTACCAGCAGGGCGCGTCCTACGCCAACGGCGAGTTCATCCAGGTCCACCCCACGGCCATACCCGGCGAAGATAAGCTCCGCCTTATGTCCGAGTCGGCCCGCGGCGAGGGCGGCCGCGTCTGGGTTCCGCGCGACCGCAGCGACAAGCGCGCTCCCCGCTCCATCCCCGAGGCCGACCGCTACTACTTCCTCGAAGAGCGCTACCCCAAGTACGGCAACCTCGTCCCCCGCGACATCGCCACCCGCGAGATCTTCAAGGTCGTCTACGAGGACAACATGGGCATCGACGGCCAGCCGATGGTCTACCTCGACCTGACCCACCTGCCGAAGGAGCGTCTGCACAAACTCGAAGGCATCCTTGAGATCTACGAGAAGTTCGTCGGCGACGATCCCCGCGAAGTTCCAATGAAGATCTTCCCCGGAATGCACTACACGATGGGCGGCCTGTGGGTGGACTTCAACCAGCAGACCAACATCCCGGGTGTCTTTGCTGCCGGAGAGGCCGACTACTCCATCCACGGAGCCAACCGCCTCGGCGCGAACTCGCTGCTCTCCTGCATCTACGGAGGCTTCGTCTCCGGTCCGCAGGCCACGGCCTACGCCAAGTCCCTGCCCGCGGCCGAGGGCGACGGTGGCCACGCCGCCGAGCTGGCTCGCCAGAAGCAGATGAACTCCCTGCTCCTGAACAACAAGGGCACGGAAAACCCTTTCAAGATCTGGCGCGAGCTGGGCGAGACCATGACCAAGCACGCCACCATCGTCCGCTACAACGCCGGGCTTGATGAGGCCGACGCCAAGCTGGTCGAACTGATGGACCGCTACAAGAACGTCAACCTCTCGGACAAGAGCCAGTGGGCCAACACCAGCTTCGCCTTCACCCGCCAGCTCTGGAACATGCTCGAGCTTGCCCGCGTCATCGTCCAGGGCGCGCGCCTGCGCGACGAGAGCCGCGGAGCCCACTACAAGCCCGACTTCCCCAACCGCGACGACGAGCGCTTCCTTAAGACCACCAAGGCCTCGTTCGTCGACGGAGCCCCGAAGATTACCTACGAAGAAGTCGATATCCAGTACATCAAACCGCGCCCCCGCGTTTACAGCTCCACCTAG
- a CDS encoding non-canonical purine NTP pyrophosphatase, producing the protein MHLYVATSNPGKLRDFNTAVTGDITLSPLPGLASIPAPEEDADTFSGNAILKAVAYSLAAPGLTVLADDSGIELDALHGVPGVRSARYAEDEHFDTGATPDERNLLCLLDRAAHLPAPQRQARYRCVLAAARDGVLLATATGDVEGTLLTAPLGTGGFGYDPIFYIPAHGKTMAQLDQPTRLSLSHRGRALAALLAAL; encoded by the coding sequence ATGCACCTCTACGTAGCCACCTCCAACCCCGGCAAGCTCCGCGACTTCAACACCGCCGTCACCGGCGACATTACCCTCTCCCCCCTGCCCGGCCTCGCCTCCATCCCGGCCCCCGAGGAAGACGCCGACACCTTCTCCGGCAACGCCATCCTTAAAGCCGTGGCCTACTCCCTCGCGGCCCCCGGCCTCACCGTCCTGGCCGACGACTCCGGCATCGAGCTGGACGCCCTCCACGGAGTCCCCGGCGTCCGCTCCGCCCGCTATGCCGAAGACGAGCACTTCGACACCGGAGCCACCCCGGACGAGCGCAATCTCCTCTGCCTCCTAGACCGCGCCGCCCACCTGCCCGCCCCCCAGCGACAGGCCCGTTACCGCTGCGTCCTGGCCGCCGCCCGCGACGGCGTCCTCCTCGCCACCGCCACCGGCGACGTCGAAGGCACCCTCCTGACCGCCCCCCTCGGCACCGGCGGCTTCGGCTACGACCCCATCTTCTACATCCCCGCCCACGGCAAGACCATGGCCCAGCTCGACCAGCCCACCCGACTCTCGCTCAGCCATCGCGGCCGCGCCCTGGCGGCCCTGCTCGCCGCCCTCTAA
- a CDS encoding secondary thiamine-phosphate synthase enzyme YjbQ, producing MGSMKAHTEYLKFNTADRYEMVHITDQVEAIVRRSGIDDGLCFVSPMHITAAIYVNDHESGLIEDIGTWLEKLAPSWPGYKHHQTGEDNADAHLKALLLHHETTLPVTKGRLDLGTWQRVFYAEFDGQRPKRVIVKVLGITA from the coding sequence ATGGGTTCCATGAAGGCGCATACGGAGTATCTGAAGTTCAACACGGCGGATCGATACGAGATGGTGCACATCACCGACCAGGTGGAGGCGATCGTGCGGCGGAGCGGGATCGACGATGGCCTGTGCTTTGTTTCGCCCATGCACATTACGGCGGCGATCTATGTGAACGATCACGAGTCCGGGCTGATCGAGGATATCGGCACGTGGCTGGAGAAGCTGGCCCCGAGCTGGCCGGGGTACAAGCATCACCAGACCGGCGAGGATAACGCCGATGCTCATCTGAAGGCTCTGCTGCTGCATCACGAGACGACGCTGCCGGTGACGAAGGGGCGGCTCGACCTGGGGACTTGGCAGCGGGTGTTCTATGCGGAGTTCGATGGGCAGCGGCCGAAGCGGGTGATTGTGAAGGTGCTTGGGATTACGGCTTAG
- a CDS encoding flagellar motor protein MotB yields the protein MSRKKKHPEHVNHERWLVSYADFITLLFAFFVVLFASSQSDKKKKTQLAAAMQAAFDHSGIFDPHSKTPPLEEAAGALAQHASPPVPTAVEQLRQTEQRIREIIKAQVAARHLADGLVSTHLTQEGLVISMREAGFFDSGSATVRNESLDVLNAVAAALPHQPMRVEGHTDNNPIHTALFATNWELSTARAATITRLLLVDRATTPEQISAAGYAEFHPVADNATADGRAKNRRVDIVLLSPTVTLPTPQKP from the coding sequence ATGAGCCGCAAGAAGAAGCATCCCGAACACGTCAACCACGAGCGCTGGCTGGTCTCCTACGCCGACTTCATCACGCTGCTCTTCGCCTTCTTCGTCGTGCTCTTCGCCTCCAGCCAATCCGACAAAAAGAAGAAGACGCAGCTCGCTGCTGCCATGCAGGCTGCCTTCGATCACAGCGGCATCTTCGACCCGCACTCGAAGACGCCGCCGCTCGAAGAAGCGGCGGGCGCACTCGCCCAGCACGCTTCCCCACCCGTCCCCACTGCGGTCGAACAGCTTCGCCAGACCGAGCAGCGCATCCGCGAGATCATCAAGGCGCAGGTAGCCGCGCGGCACCTGGCCGACGGCCTCGTCAGCACGCATCTGACGCAGGAGGGTCTCGTTATCTCCATGCGCGAGGCGGGCTTCTTCGACTCCGGCTCCGCGACGGTCCGTAACGAATCGCTCGATGTCCTCAACGCCGTCGCCGCAGCCCTGCCGCACCAGCCCATGCGCGTCGAGGGCCACACCGACAACAACCCCATCCACACGGCTCTGTTCGCCACCAACTGGGAGCTATCCACGGCCCGCGCCGCTACCATCACACGGCTGCTGCTGGTCGACCGGGCCACCACGCCCGAGCAGATCTCCGCCGCCGGATACGCGGAGTTCCACCCCGTAGCCGACAACGCCACAGCCGATGGCCGCGCCAAGAACCGCCGCGTCGATATCGTCCTGCTTTCGCCGACCGTCACACTCCCCACTCCGCAAAAGCCCTAA
- the sdhB gene encoding succinate dehydrogenase iron-sulfur subunit, whose amino-acid sequence MPSTIKVEIKRQATPDAPARTEKFEIPYRPNMNITSLLGEIALNPVDVTGAATTPVSYDSNCLEEICGSCAMLINGKARMACSALVDKLEQPITLAPLSKFPVVRDLAVDRSVLFENLKAVKAWVPIDGSYDLGPGPRQFPQIQEQRYPLSNCISCTICMEVCPQFNDSTSFVGAATIAQTKLFNMDPAGSVLKEERLRALAGDGGVQECGMAQNCVAACPKQLPLIEAISDVSRDVVIQQVKDFFVR is encoded by the coding sequence ATGCCAAGCACCATCAAAGTCGAGATCAAGCGTCAGGCCACACCGGACGCCCCAGCGCGCACCGAAAAGTTCGAGATCCCCTACCGGCCGAACATGAACATCACCTCGCTGCTCGGCGAGATCGCGCTCAACCCGGTAGACGTCACCGGCGCGGCCACCACGCCCGTCTCCTACGACTCGAACTGCCTCGAGGAGATCTGCGGCTCCTGCGCCATGCTGATTAACGGAAAGGCCCGCATGGCCTGTTCCGCCCTGGTAGACAAGCTCGAGCAGCCCATCACCCTCGCGCCGCTCTCGAAGTTCCCCGTCGTCCGCGACCTCGCCGTCGATCGCTCCGTCCTCTTCGAGAACCTGAAGGCCGTCAAGGCTTGGGTGCCCATCGACGGCTCCTACGACCTCGGCCCCGGCCCGCGCCAGTTCCCCCAGATCCAGGAGCAGCGCTACCCGCTCTCGAACTGCATCTCCTGCACCATCTGCATGGAGGTCTGCCCGCAGTTCAACGACTCGACCAGCTTCGTCGGCGCGGCCACCATCGCCCAAACCAAGCTCTTCAACATGGACCCGGCAGGTTCCGTGCTGAAGGAGGAGCGCCTGCGCGCCCTGGCCGGCGACGGCGGTGTACAGGAGTGCGGCATGGCCCAGAACTGCGTAGCCGCCTGCCCCAAGCAGCTCCCGCTCATCGAAGCCATCTCCGACGTAAGCCGCGACGTAGTCATCCAGCAGGTCAAAGACTTCTTCGTTCGCTAG
- a CDS encoding helicase HerA-like domain-containing protein → MTQPLLIAKSGETELLLLPAMANRHGLVAGATGTGKTITLEVMAEAFSSIGVPVFAADVKGDLSGIAEPGASNAKFDARVQKLGLADFKFAASPVTLWDIFGEQGHPLRATASEIGPLMFGRILNLNDTQTAVLTLVFKIADDNGLLLLDLKDLKAMLQAVGDNAKTYQTEYGNISAASIGAIQRGLIGLEQQGGDQFLGEPALNIDDLLQTIDGKGVINLLAADKLMNSPQLYATFLLWLLSELYEHLPEAGDLDKPKLVFFFDEAHLLFNDLPATLSQKIEQVVRLIRSKGVGIYFVTQNPADIPPVILSQLGNRVQHALRAFTPQEQKAVKTAAQTFRANPQLDTEKAISELGVGEALVSFLDESGTPTIVERATICPPHARIGPITPAERKALMATSVVAGVYETPVDRESAYERLKARAENSSAPTPQPNAPTSAQPAAPESGGWLSSITGALTQRGPTGPRGGRGSDSIAEVMMKSAARAVASQAGRQIVRGVLGSILGGVLATNTRRR, encoded by the coding sequence GTGACGCAACCCCTACTCATCGCAAAGAGCGGAGAGACCGAGCTACTTCTTCTCCCCGCCATGGCCAACCGCCACGGCCTCGTCGCCGGAGCCACCGGTACGGGCAAGACCATCACGCTCGAGGTCATGGCTGAGGCCTTCAGCAGCATCGGCGTGCCCGTCTTCGCCGCCGACGTCAAGGGCGACCTCAGCGGCATCGCCGAGCCCGGCGCATCGAACGCCAAGTTCGACGCCCGCGTACAAAAACTCGGTCTCGCAGACTTCAAATTCGCAGCCTCCCCCGTCACCCTCTGGGACATCTTCGGCGAGCAGGGCCACCCGCTGCGCGCCACCGCCTCCGAGATCGGCCCGCTCATGTTCGGCCGCATCCTCAACCTGAACGACACCCAGACAGCCGTGCTCACGCTAGTCTTCAAAATCGCCGACGACAACGGCCTGCTGCTGCTCGACCTCAAAGATCTGAAGGCGATGCTGCAAGCCGTCGGCGACAACGCCAAGACCTACCAGACCGAGTACGGCAACATCTCCGCGGCCAGCATTGGAGCCATCCAGCGCGGCCTCATCGGCCTGGAACAGCAGGGCGGCGATCAGTTCCTCGGCGAGCCTGCCCTGAACATCGACGACTTGCTCCAGACCATCGACGGCAAGGGCGTCATCAACCTGCTGGCCGCAGACAAGCTGATGAACTCACCTCAGCTCTACGCGACCTTCCTACTCTGGCTGCTCTCCGAGCTATACGAGCACCTGCCCGAGGCGGGCGACCTCGACAAGCCTAAGCTCGTCTTCTTCTTCGACGAGGCCCACCTGCTCTTCAACGATCTTCCCGCCACTCTCTCGCAGAAGATCGAGCAGGTCGTGCGCCTCATCCGGTCGAAGGGCGTCGGCATCTACTTCGTCACGCAGAACCCCGCCGACATTCCGCCCGTCATCCTGAGCCAGCTCGGCAACCGCGTGCAGCACGCGCTGCGGGCGTTCACCCCGCAGGAGCAGAAGGCCGTGAAGACTGCTGCGCAGACCTTCCGCGCCAACCCGCAGCTTGATACCGAGAAGGCCATCAGCGAGCTTGGCGTCGGCGAGGCGCTGGTCTCGTTCCTCGACGAGAGCGGCACTCCTACCATCGTCGAGCGCGCGACGATCTGCCCGCCGCACGCACGCATCGGCCCCATTACGCCCGCCGAGCGCAAGGCCCTCATGGCCACCTCAGTCGTGGCCGGAGTCTACGAGACCCCCGTCGATCGCGAGAGCGCCTATGAGCGCCTGAAGGCCCGCGCGGAGAACTCCTCTGCCCCCACGCCGCAGCCCAACGCACCCACCTCCGCACAGCCAGCGGCTCCCGAGTCCGGCGGCTGGCTGAGCAGCATCACCGGCGCACTTACCCAGCGCGGTCCCACCGGCCCACGCGGAGGACGCGGCTCCGACTCCATCGCCGAGGTGATGATGAAGAGCGCGGCCCGCGCCGTGGCCAGCCAGGCAGGCCGCCAGATCGTACGCGGCGTCCTCGGCTCGATCCTCGGCGGCGTCTTAGCCACCAACACCCGCCGCCGTTAG
- a CDS encoding flagellar motor protein yields the protein MDIASIGGIILALAGILAGMMIEGGSISQITQPTAAMIVLGGTAGAVMLQFPMSIFLAACKDVVKVFMHRGPDGEAVLAQIVEFANKARKSGIVSLDSDLNRIEDPFLKQALMLAVDGTEPEEVRTIMQLQLDNRSEIDEKIPAVFEAAGGYSPTIGIIGAVLGLIQVMKNLDNIDEVGRGIATAFVATIYGVALANLICLPAAGKLKFRHREEVMQKEMILEGVISILEGMNPRMLEMKLRTYLLASKPHEAQDAKPQPGKAARRSEAAA from the coding sequence ATGGATATCGCCAGCATTGGCGGCATCATCCTGGCCCTCGCCGGTATCCTCGCCGGCATGATGATCGAAGGCGGAAGCATCTCGCAGATCACCCAGCCCACAGCCGCGATGATCGTCCTCGGAGGCACCGCCGGAGCCGTCATGCTGCAGTTCCCCATGAGCATCTTCCTCGCGGCCTGCAAGGACGTCGTCAAGGTCTTCATGCATCGCGGCCCCGACGGCGAGGCAGTTCTCGCACAGATCGTCGAGTTCGCCAACAAAGCTCGCAAGAGCGGTATCGTCTCGCTCGACTCCGACCTGAACCGCATTGAAGACCCGTTCCTCAAGCAGGCGCTCATGCTCGCCGTCGATGGCACCGAGCCTGAAGAGGTGCGCACCATCATGCAGCTCCAGCTCGACAACCGCTCCGAGATCGACGAGAAGATCCCTGCTGTCTTCGAGGCCGCAGGCGGCTACTCGCCCACCATCGGCATCATCGGCGCGGTGCTCGGCCTCATCCAGGTGATGAAGAACCTCGATAACATCGACGAGGTTGGACGCGGCATCGCCACGGCCTTCGTCGCCACCATCTACGGCGTCGCTCTCGCGAACCTCATCTGCCTGCCCGCGGCGGGCAAGCTCAAGTTCCGCCATCGCGAAGAGGTGATGCAGAAGGAGATGATCCTCGAGGGTGTCATCTCGATCCTCGAAGGGATGAACCCGCGCATGCTCGAGATGAAGCTCCGCACCTACCTTCTCGCCTCGAAGCCACACGAGGCGCAGGATGCCAAACCTCAGCCCGGCAAGGCCGCCCGCCGCTCCGAGGCCGCCGCATGA
- a CDS encoding succinate dehydrogenase: MAAVAPPAPTADRSIRGVQPLRAGQGNSFLWRRLHSLSGIVPIGAFLVEHIVSNFETWNGPLAYAQQVKLLNSLPLVRLLEWGLIFIPLAFHALYGVYIAFRGRASVNVYPWAGNWMYLMQRITGIIALLYIVQHVWRQRFSGVMLPEHPGAAFHKVQVELSNPWMLAIYVIAMIATTWHFAYGIWLFAAKWGITPGDKARKRFGYICAGIGTVLCLMGLISIYSVVYKYPNAPADVMPEQPAGITLPAPSNP, from the coding sequence ATGGCCGCTGTAGCGCCCCCCGCACCCACCGCCGACCGCTCAATTCGCGGCGTACAGCCCCTCCGCGCCGGTCAGGGCAATTCCTTCCTCTGGCGTCGCCTGCACTCGCTCTCGGGAATCGTCCCCATCGGCGCATTCCTGGTCGAGCACATCGTCTCCAACTTCGAGACTTGGAATGGCCCGCTCGCCTACGCCCAGCAGGTCAAGCTCCTCAACTCCCTTCCTCTGGTACGCCTGTTGGAATGGGGCCTGATCTTCATTCCGTTGGCCTTCCACGCGCTTTATGGCGTCTACATCGCCTTCCGCGGCCGCGCCTCGGTCAACGTCTACCCCTGGGCGGGCAACTGGATGTACCTGATGCAGCGCATCACCGGCATCATCGCGCTGCTCTACATCGTCCAGCACGTCTGGCGGCAGCGCTTCTCGGGCGTCATGCTGCCGGAACACCCCGGAGCCGCCTTCCACAAGGTGCAGGTCGAGCTTTCGAACCCCTGGATGCTGGCCATCTATGTCATCGCCATGATCGCCACCACCTGGCACTTCGCCTACGGCATCTGGCTCTTCGCCGCCAAGTGGGGCATCACCCCCGGCGACAAGGCCCGCAAGCGGTTCGGCTATATCTGCGCCGGTATCGGCACGGTTCTATGTCTGATGGGCCTCATCAGCATCTACTCGGTCGTCTACAAGTACCCCAACGCCCCGGCCGACGTCATGCCCGAGCAGCCCGCCGGGATCACCCTGCCCGCGCCCAGCAATCCGTAA
- a CDS encoding heme-binding protein, whose translation MSTVASHNTVTLEQARTIIAAATKKAEELGQPMNIAVVCAGNHLLAFERMPGAWLGSVDISISKAWTSRAFNISTKDLGDNSQPGQQFFGINASNQGKVMIFAGGIPLLHEGKVVGAIGVSGGSGEQDHAVAEAGVAAL comes from the coding sequence ATGAGCACAGTAGCGTCGCACAACACCGTCACCCTCGAACAGGCCCGCACCATCATCGCCGCCGCCACCAAAAAGGCTGAGGAACTTGGCCAGCCCATGAACATAGCAGTCGTCTGCGCGGGCAATCACCTGCTCGCCTTCGAGCGTATGCCCGGCGCGTGGCTCGGCTCGGTCGATATCTCCATCTCGAAGGCCTGGACCTCGCGCGCCTTCAACATCTCCACCAAAGACCTCGGCGACAACTCCCAGCCCGGCCAGCAGTTCTTCGGCATCAACGCCTCCAACCAGGGCAAGGTCATGATCTTCGCGGGCGGCATCCCTCTCCTCCATGAAGGCAAAGTCGTCGGCGCAATCGGCGTCAGCGGCGGCTCCGGCGAGCAGGACCACGCCGTCGCCGAAGCTGGTGTAGCTGCCCTCTAG